From the genome of Mucilaginibacter paludis DSM 18603:
TCAAGCGCAGAACAGGGTTCATCCATCAGGATCACTTCAGGCCGCAGCGCTACGGCACGGGCAATGCACAGGCGTTGTTGCTGACCACCGGATAGCCGCGTGGCGGGTTTTTGAAGATCATCTCTTACTTCGTCCCAGATATAACTTTCCTTTAGCGCGTTCTCAATAATTCCGGCACGTTCGGCCTGTGGCACATCATTGATCGCTAAGCCATAATTGATATTTTCATAAATGCTTTTGGGAAAGGGGTTAGCCTGTTGGAACACCATGCCGATACGCCTGCGTACCTCAGTCGCAGAAATGCTTTTCGCATACAGATCCTCCTTGCCGAGTAAAAACTGCCCCTCAATTTTGGCATCTGCTGAAAGCTCATGCATCCGGTTAAAGCAGCGTAGCAATGTGCTTTTACCACAGCCTGACGGGCCGATCAACGCGGTTATTTTCTTTTCAGGAAAAGCAACCTTTACATTCTTTAAAACCTGCTTGCTGCCAAACCAGAGGTTTACAGCACTGGCAGAAAGTTTCATTTGTTCTTCATTCATGCTTGCTGTGTTTATACCGGATGTAAAATGCGGAAAGGTTCAATAAAAAAACAACGATAATTAAAACCAGGGCCGTACCATAGGCAAGGGGCCGTACCTGTTCAATATCCTGGTGTTGCGTGGCCAGCATATACAAATGATAAGGAAGGGCCATGAATTCCTGGTTCAAATATCCGGCGGGTTTATTAATGTAAAATGCCACACCGGTGAACAGGATCGGCGCGGTTTCACCTGCTGCCCTGGAAAGGGTGAGCACCAGCCCGGTCAGCATTCCCGGCAATGCGGATGGTAACACCACGTCACGAATCGATTCAAATTTGGTAGCACCTAAAGCCAGTGCGGCTTCGCGCATACTGCCCGGAATACGGCGCAACGCTTCTTCTGTAGTGATGATGATGTAAGGCAGGGAAAGCAGCCCAAGCGTAAGCCCGGCTGGTAATAGTGAAGTGCCCATGCTCAGGCCCTGTACAAATAAAGCCAGCCCGAAAAGCCCATAAATAATGGATGGAACACCGGCCAGGTTGCGTATCGAAGCGCGGATCAGCCTCGTCAGCCAGGTATTGGCGGCATATTCGTTCAGGTATATAGCGCAGCAAATGCCAAAGGGGGCGGCAACAAGCGCAGTAATCAGGGTTAGTAATACCGTTCCGGTTATAGCGGGCAATATCCCGCCCTTGGTCATGCTTTGTTGGGGCAGGCTGCTGATGAATTCCCAGGATAAAGAAGGCGCGCCTTTGCTAAACAAATCCCACAGGATGA
Proteins encoded in this window:
- the pstB gene encoding phosphate ABC transporter ATP-binding protein PstB, translating into MNEEQMKLSASAVNLWFGSKQVLKNVKVAFPEKKITALIGPSGCGKSTLLRCFNRMHELSADAKIEGQFLLGKEDLYAKSISATEVRRRIGMVFQQANPFPKSIYENINYGLAINDVPQAERAGIIENALKESYIWDEVRDDLQKPATRLSGGQQQRLCIARAVALRPEVILMDEPCSALDPLSTSKIEELIVKLKKDYTIVIVTHNMQQAQRIADKTVFMYLGEIIEEGDTADIFGKPEKDLTRNYVNGHFG
- the pstA gene encoding phosphate ABC transporter permease PstA, whose amino-acid sequence is MIKKLTSILEWGTLLLSTGIVCFFLVVILWDLFSKGAPSLSWEFISSLPQQSMTKGGILPAITGTVLLTLITALVAAPFGICCAIYLNEYAANTWLTRLIRASIRNLAGVPSIIYGLFGLALFVQGLSMGTSLLPAGLTLGLLSLPYIIITTEEALRRIPGSMREAALALGATKFESIRDVVLPSALPGMLTGLVLTLSRAAGETAPILFTGVAFYINKPAGYLNQEFMALPYHLYMLATQHQDIEQVRPLAYGTALVLIIVVFLLNLSAFYIRYKHSKHE